GCAAACAAATCCAGTATACATAGCCAAATACAATAAATGCTAAAAACCAGAGACTGCAGGCAGAGGGCACCCGACAGGGATAAGAAACCAGCGACAACCAGCTGGCTGCAGGTCAAAAACTTTGGGGGTCCACAGGCTTGATTACAACTTCCCATTACTGGGTGAGTTTTGAATATAATTCCAGTGTAGAAAACCAAAAAGTCCGTTCGTTGTACACGGACGCCACGTATCATGGTGGCCAAGCCCTCTCCAAACGGAACACTTCATTTTTTGCTCGAATTAGAAACAAAGATATGAAAATACAAAATCCAGGATATTGTATATATAGATCCAGGCACCTCGTCTCCTTAATGACTGTGCTATAGGGGAAGGGGCCTTTTGTTCGCCTATGGAATGTAAaaccaacataaaaaaaaaaaaaatttttttttcctttccttcaTTTCACAAAAATAGAATTGCAAGCTCTCCAGAGATACAAGAACTGCAGATGAGATAAACTATACAATATATTTtcttaataatataaaaaaatgatttCGCAAGTAGAATGTCACACGAATCAAAAGGCTAaagactaaaaaataaaataataataataatgtgcaaCGAGTCAGCGCCATTCGCCACGTCCGATCTGGCGTTCACAGTGTAATAACGGTGCCATCTTCTTCCAAGATCTTTGTGCCGTGGTTATGGCCAATGTGGTCCAGGCTGCCGGAGCTGGCAGATAAGTGTGTGCGATACGTGGATATAAATCCGTTCTGTGGGGAATCATGATAAGAACTGTGTAGAGTTAAGGACTCCAGACTCTCAGTTGATTGTGCCGCCCTGGGGATGACTGAGGTGCCACCCTCCTCTATGATAATGTCCTCATCGTCGCTCTGTGCCTCCTCGGGATGGTAGTTCTGGATGATCtgttgttggggaaggctgttgtACATGCTCGTGCTGCTGTCCGTCGACTGCCCAGAGCTGCCAGAGTTCCTGCTGTTACGTACCACGTTGTTCCGCTGGTTGGCCGGCCTGACGGTTATGATGAGGTTGTGGCTGTTAGCGATCATCATATCGGTGACCTGGTCCAGGCTCTTCCCGGAAACTTCAATGCCATTGACTTCGAGAACCTCGTCGTTGACAGCTAATAATCCAGTGCTTTGGGCGAGTCCTCCGGGAACGAGCCTGGAGATAAAGATGCCTGGCACTTTCTCCAAGCCATGCGGCGTAACGCGGACGCTGGAGCCATCCCGGATGTAGAATCCCAGAGGTTTCTCCATGCCATGTTTGTAGAGTCGCACTCGTCGGTGAGTTTCAGGGAGAATGTCAACGTCAATGATGGAGGAAACTGGCCTGAAGTCGCTGGGCATCCCAATGACAAGATGAGGCTTCTTTTTGATGATGTCTGGGCGAAGAACTGTTGTAAGTACATTCTTCTTTTTGGTCAAAGTATCAGTGCCAAAGGCACTGTAGTCTGCTTCTTCTgtagaagaaagaaaaagaagaaggaaATTAGAATATTCCAATAAGAACAGACAAGGATCATTAAGATTAATGTGAACAAAACAAAAGTCCTAGAACCAAAACAGAAACCTACTCATTTAATATTACTGGAAAATTCCAATAGTCCAGCACCAGTATGACCACCAGTGCACAGTAACTGTACATTTTGGATCCACATGCAAAACAATGGGCAGATCGACTATGGCAAATGTGGCAAAATTTGGGAGGATGTGCCTTGCACCACATATATTAAGGGTTTTAGACAATTTTTCCACCCGGCTCAACAAGCTGTTTTGGCTTAGTGGAAAGTGAATGTAGCCTAGAAGTAAAGGAGCAAGACTTAAAGATGTGCCGTTGTCAAAACTGCGACAGAATTTTGGAGCAAAATTTCACAGCAAAGTAAGGTGGTCTATACAGACTAAAGGCGCTCCAGATTTATCATGCAGCATCAGCCACTTCTAGCGCATTTACAGACATCAGCCCAGGCGATAAGGATCCTCATGGCCACAAAGGCTTGAAGTAGCAGAAATTCCTGTTCATCCGGCAATATTTTTGTCTCATTCCAGATTAGTTGACATCATCGGCAAGCTGATCCGGCTGCCTGATCTGCACAGGTCGGACCAAAAACTGTTGCATACAACTGTTTGTCCGGCCGAAACCTGGCAGCCAGAAAGCGACTGGATCATCGCCAGACCACATTACagttaaggcttgttcacacgacagtgctgtgttttgcggtccgcaaattgcggatcctcaaaacacggatggcgtccgtgtgccctttatagaaatgcctattcttgtccacaaaacagacaagaataggacaggatttataatttttgcggggccacggaacggagaaacggatgcggacagcacacggagggctatccgcatcttttgcggccccattgaaatgaacgggtccgcaccagAGCAGCaagaaatgcggctcggatgcagaaccaaaccacggtcgtgtgaatgagcccttaatgggGAATACGGCTGCGAACTGTAGAATTTGGCAATGCCGTATCTAGAaaaatccagcaggcagttctctgcctgaacagcctgccagatctgctGTTGTAATGTGAATGCCACCTTATGAATATTTTTTTGGGTTCCATCACACAAGCAGAAAAATAGAATTTAATCAGTGACGGATCCATCACAGGCTTTTCATGGGGTCCCTCAGGCATCcttaattttaccagaaaaaaaacaaaactgtttcACGCTGTTCTATGTTTCCTTTAAGGGCTGCAGACCGCAATGCACGTGTGGCCCCGGTTGCagatgcgggcccattcacttgaaagggtccgcaaTTCGCAAGATTcagtccgcacagcaaaaaaaacaacaaaaaaaagttttttgttttttttttgcggtgcggatgcaCTGACCAAAATCCCACTgaagcgctccgtagtgcttccgctccatatcttgcggattgcagacccattcaagtgaatggatcttcATCTTTGATACGGGGCGCACACGACCGGTGcacgtatattgcagacccgcacACAGCATGAGCCCATAAAATCTGCTGCAGGTGCTCCGTCAGaacagatgtgaacacagccctaTCAGGAATTCGAGGTTTACTGTGGATATAGACAGCACAGTCTTTATAAGGAGCTTGTAACAGACACCGCCGGGTGGCACGATTGGTTTCAGGAtaatttatgttttattttcaaGCTGCACGAGCtgtaatataaattatatatgcTCATGGAGACCATTACAGCTCTACAAACGAAGGTGAAATTAGAGGCTAAATACGTAGAACCTGACCCAACAAGAGCAGCGCTCCAGGCTGGAGCTCTGTGCTAGTTCATTTTTATATTCAGAGGCTAAAAAACAGGCCCTAACTCAATAGCCTGTGTACCAGTGTGGGCAACCCTATGTGAGCTAAACACGGCAACCCGTGGCACTAGAACATTTCCCCCATTTTTGCAATCCGtcagctgtgtgagcaggactggtagcAGGTGATAGAAGATCGGCATCATGCATACACATGGTCAGAAATAGCTATTTTACAGTAATGAAGTCATTAACACAAGGTGCTCCCAGAATCCTGTTCAGACGATGACGCTGCTGTGGAGACCCATTTACTGTGGAGGCTGCGGGTAAACAGAATCCGGACGGACGGGTTGTTACGTACACACCTGACAGGTATGCAGGGGCCGCGCTGCCAACGCCTGAGGGCTGTATTTCTGGGGCAGCACATCGAGGTCAGGCTTACACATAAGTCATTTACACACCGTACAATAATATAATTAGCCCGTGAGTGCAAGTTTAATCACCGCTTACCTTTACCCTACATGACCAGGCAATGACATCACCATGAGGAGGTGACGGGCatactgtgccccccccccctctccagttTCTGCAGGAGTGACACACAAACCTCACCAATAGGCATGACGTATGCCCAGCACCGTCACCTGACCTCCCCACCCATGTAGGAAATGCACCAATCTTCCCAAAAATGGTGTTAGATGCCACATTATAACGTCGTCACTGTACACCTAGCCCTGAGCCAAGCAGCGCCCCGGTATTCTCCCCTATAGGACGCTCTTAAAGGGGTATGCACCACAACGGATATGACTTTTTAAAGATCATTGCAAATATCGCTCACAAGCATTGCGGCATGAGCAAGATCAAAAGCGATAATTGagattgaaagaaaaaaaaaataataataattaagagTATTTTTAAAATCACAGCAGTGAACATaagagtttaaagaggacctttcatcagaaaatgGTACGTTAAATTCTTATACAACCTTATGGGGCTGCTCTCACTGATGTCCGgacacttatatatttttttaaatggaccCCCTGTTCGGCCGATACGCTCTCCATTAGTTTTGTCacctcatatgcaaatgaggcggcAAAGTTATAGTAGGCGTTGTTCTCTAAGTTCTGGTGGGCGCGGTTATGCTCTCCCTGGCAGCGAGCGCATCCAATCgcagcgccccgctcttagccagggagaaggagcttaaGTTCTCACGAGATTCGCAAGAACTTGAGTTTCTAGACATCTGGACTGAGCGCCATCTTGGAGCTCCTTCTTCCTGACTAAGAGCGGGGCGCTGCGATTGGATGCGCTCGCTGCCAGGGAGAGCATAACCGCGCCCACCAGAACTTAGAGAACAACGCCTACTATAACTTCgccgcctcatttgcatatgaggtGACGAAACTAACGGAGAGCGTAGCGGCCGAACGGGGggtccatttaaaaaaatatataagtgccCGGACA
This window of the Bufo bufo chromosome 6, aBufBuf1.1, whole genome shotgun sequence genome carries:
- the PARD6B gene encoding partitioning defective 6 homolog beta; the encoded protein is MNRSHRTVGTSSRSLGTVEVKSKFGAEFRRFALERSKPGKFEEFYGLLQHVHKIPNVDVLVGYADIHGDLLPINNDDNYHKAITTANPLLRIFLQRKEEADYSAFGTDTLTKKKNVLTTVLRPDIIKKKPHLVIGMPSDFRPVSSIIDVDILPETHRRVRLYKHGMEKPLGFYIRDGSSVRVTPHGLEKVPGIFISRLVPGGLAQSTGLLAVNDEVLEVNGIEVSGKSLDQVTDMMIANSHNLIITVRPANQRNNVVRNSRNSGSSGQSTDSSTSMYNSLPQQQIIQNYHPEEAQSDDEDIIIEEGGTSVIPRAAQSTESLESLTLHSSYHDSPQNGFISTYRTHLSASSGSLDHIGHNHGTKILEEDGTVITL